TATAACAATTTCTGCTCATTTGGGCACAGCTGGCAAAGTCATAACACGTACGACTCTCTTGTTATgagttttcagtgttttaaactTAAGGTGGTTGCTGTATCACATCATCAGGACTATTAGCCCCAAATTTTTGTTGAGGAAACTTAAAAACTGGATCTATGTGCAAATTTAggttttgtttatttccatgCATGATTGGGCAGATTTCATGGTAGGAAGAAGAATTAGAACATTGGGAAAAACAATTAAGGTAAAGTAAGGTAAAACTTTAATGTCCCTGAGGGGCAATCTGGAATACAGACAAAAGTCATAAGTAAACTAAAAgagaaagtacaatatttaacACAGAGAATCCAGAATCACACACTGTCGGGGTAAATCATGGACAATtagtggtcactgctggttaagatAAGTGATAGCAGATGGAACAAAGGATGATCTGTAACGCTTAGTGCTACATTTAGGGAGGCAAAACCTCCGCCCTTAATTACATTGAATTCTCAAAAGTTATGAGTCTGCAGCTATGCTAGCAGCTCTTCAAGGCTGCACTTAAGCACAGCGGCGCTTACAGCTACATGGACAGGCCGACAGACCATTCCTGCTTGCAAGgctagaaacaaaaaaagaaatcttacatgtacatttgctagaattttgtaatgttttacTCACTTGAAGAGGTCCATTGGAAGACTGGATTTTGTGTTCAGGCATCTCAGATGCTGGGATGTAGAAGTCGGACACAGCTGCAGCCAAATAAAACATGGCCTTGGATCCTAAGTGCAGAATCAACATTTAAGGAGTTATTAATATTAACAGTCACAGATTCAACCTGTAAATAGTTGCTGATCTGTACCTATTGTGCTGAGTGCCTGTGCTGCTGCTTTGAGTAGATGCAGATACTCTGACAGAGTGCTGAACTCAATGGGCAGGAGAAGTTCGCCTTCTTTCACTTCCTGGTATCGCCTCAATGCTTTGGCAATGTTGGGAAGCACCTGCTGGTTAACCACCACTTCACAGGAGTTACTGGATGCCCCTTCTCCATCTTTAAAATTCAGGGCATCCAGCATGTTAATGGTTGAGAACATGCGTGTGTAGGGGTAGAGAGAGCGATGCCTGTGGAGGAAGATGACGGCGTAGCCTGAGTCTATGAAATACTCTGCTGAGGAGGCTCCTCGTCTGCCGCTGCTGAAGTTATCGAGGAAGCGAACAGTGCGGGACTCGAGGGGAACTTTGGTGCCTCCTGATGTGATGAGTACCACCCTGCGACCCGCTGCAGCGTGATGCTTGGCGAAAGCAGCCATCTTCTCTTTGACCTCCTCAACATGGGAGGGAACGGCAAATTCTTCCGCTAACTTCCCATCGATGGAAGATATTCTGGGTTCAGCCATCAcctgaagagagacagaggattCAGTTTAGCAGAATAGTGATACAACAGTCAGAATGTGAAGTCTGTGTTTAATGGGGAACCTTTGCGTATCAGCCTGTCTGTTAACAAGTTGTATAATATCTTTTGTGGGTCTAGAGGGAGCTCTCTAAAGTTTGAGAAAATAACTTGATGATGTAATACGGGATGTACAGCACAAAATCAGATACAGCTGCAGCCAAGTAAAACACAGCATTCAATCCTAAGTGCATAATATACACTGGAGTACATCTGACAAGCAATATACTCAGCTTGGGCTCAGAGACCACATATTTTTCACAGAAAGTGTGAGAAACAAACTGGGGGCATTAAGAGACATGGACATTAACCAGGCAGCAAGTGTCTAATACAAGACCACTGAGTTGCATGATGGGAATTGCCTAGAGGGTCCAGATATTTTGGTCTCTACGGTATCGAActttgctgctttttaaaattccaTCTTCTGTATGTCCCCAAACTTTATTAAAGTGCATTCATAAACCACTAAAGTAGTACTTGAATCAAGTCAACTGGGCCAAGACAATGCAATGCAGGTATCAAGGTTTCTGCATGAACTATATATTGACTATGAAGTAAAATGATATTGCAgcatataaattaaattaattatattGGAGGTTATTTAGAAGCAGTGATTCCAGAGTTTGTCCAACCAGATTGTGCTGACAAgcagggtatgaaattaacaaaatattttgggggcaattttggcccccacggtctaaaaaatgggggcattttcaaaatgtttgggggccatcaaaaaaattgtaattatgttctaacaataagcacatgaaaatCAAAACCAACTAAGACagtgtcttcactcttcagtagaaaccactataaatgaaataaataatgggttacataaagttatggttgcaaaatatcactcagatttcctataattcaaccagtttaaatgtgatgatgtaaccattaatctactgatagcagtaccaatgtttcaccacattacagttacttttactgttaaaaaggccaaattactataaattccttagatgc
This region of Epinephelus fuscoguttatus linkage group LG1, E.fuscoguttatus.final_Chr_v1 genomic DNA includes:
- the ppcs gene encoding phosphopantothenate--cysteine ligase — its product is MAEPRISSIDGKLAEEFAVPSHVEEVKEKMAAFAKHHAAAGRRVVLITSGGTKVPLESRTVRFLDNFSSGRRGASSAEYFIDSGYAVIFLHRHRSLYPYTRMFSTINMLDALNFKDGEGASSNSCEVVVNQQVLPNIAKALRRYQEVKEGELLLPIEFSTLSEYLHLLKAAAQALSTIGSKAMFYLAAAVSDFYIPASEMPEHKIQSSNGPLQLSMNMVPKILSPLVKDWAPQAFVISFKLETDAAILLDKARRALDTYRHQAVVANVLDSRRGYVVVVTPETQAELILTEEDVKNEVEIEDRIVSNLTSAHDKFITQQGV